From the genome of Planctomycetia bacterium, one region includes:
- a CDS encoding sigma-70 family RNA polymerase sigma factor — protein sequence MLHTPVSLLDKLANPQAEEAWHRFVDLYTPLLYHWAQKMSIPASDISDLIQDVYVHLLKELPEFQLSRRGHFHGWLHAVFRNKALEWLRKRHKHPINGQLSDVYGSESLSALEELEYRKYLTERIMQILKDSFPETTWKACWESVVANRPADQIATELGITTNMVYLAKSRVLRQLREDLTGLLD from the coding sequence ATGTTACACACCCCTGTCAGCTTGCTCGATAAGCTGGCAAATCCACAAGCAGAGGAGGCGTGGCATAGGTTTGTTGATCTCTACACACCTTTGCTCTATCACTGGGCTCAAAAAATGAGCATTCCAGCCAGTGATATCAGTGATTTAATCCAGGATGTGTACGTGCATCTGCTGAAGGAACTTCCTGAATTCCAACTGAGTCGCCGTGGCCATTTTCACGGCTGGCTACACGCAGTTTTTAGAAACAAGGCTCTGGAGTGGTTGAGAAAACGCCATAAGCATCCGATCAATGGTCAACTATCAGATGTATACGGCAGCGAATCGCTTTCTGCTTTGGAAGAATTGGAGTACCGCAAATACCTGACAGAAAGAATTATGCAAATCCTGAAAGATTCATTTCCGGAAACCACTTGGAAAGCTTGTTGGGAATCAGTAGTCGCAAATCGTCCAGCTGACCAGATAGCCACTGAGTTGGGAATAACAACCAACATGGTTTATTTAGCTAAGTCACGTGTACTTCGACAGTTACGAGAAGATTTAACAGGCTTGCTGGATTGA
- a CDS encoding protein kinase, translated as MKMECCPSHHILHEFVFGVLDKQESVSIEEHILTCTSCANQLGTISQCDPIIETLREQWTRPAFTIPEEVQPIQRQLHAAYNQITTRVSLLHGVSTKSSLLKDYHDLPDMDGNADQSDKLMPDKIGHYVLQDKLGTGGTGEVYRAWDETLGRYVAIKIILDRRVWHSQHIERFTSEAGTLARLAHPQIVQIYEVGEEAGRAYLVLEYLPGGDLATLLRGEPQNPEDSAFLVAQLARAVHHAHSQGIIHRDLKPSNILIEKPVDAVKTLPSRLLKDLRCKIADFGLAKRMEVPGKTESGTVLGTPGYLAPENLMKHPDEATHGPASDIYSLGAILYELLTGRPPFRGETVAETLVQIQTELPLSPRKLRPGLSRELETICMHCLDKEPQRRYATALQLAEDLDRFLMHEPIMVRPANVMERAMKWARRKPALAALAIVLLASLALLTVGGISYERRLQAALLRTESERDRADSNYRSAREALERMLQKLDDPRRANVPQLQALRREQQHEIVQFLQTVTANTSNDPKIMRDVSKALYTSGRLRLVLGELEQARQDLQRSITLLRELQQQSPDDSSLRLDMAGSLQALAVTYPMGSENLRLNEEVLAIQTKVALEQPENRDIQRMLAITLHNQGSNYISLKQLDKAEEFLLKSIKVLEHISVDVNSAPQIEFAETEVNLSLVYESLKKPEQSEQFYLRALKRFESILQNDPQNIRAQISLSGLRVNRANMLASKGRNTEAMTLLDANLHDLQALLQREPEFRDVKERLFETQGTRGNILGPQKRHHEAAAAFLDVVRFADPREANYYQLFVASNWAMAGEYRLSLEACKLAGQYAGLNFEQKAYLAMTYCRNAAQIVKDTTISTAEKDKQIQQCSHQALHWLSEAKKQAGAAAWIRLKQSLSQDAMWLPIREHLPAWDWVKQS; from the coding sequence ATGAAAATGGAATGTTGCCCATCTCATCATATTCTGCATGAGTTTGTATTTGGGGTATTGGATAAACAAGAAAGTGTTTCGATTGAAGAACACATTCTGACGTGTACCAGCTGCGCTAATCAACTTGGTACTATCTCCCAATGCGATCCAATCATCGAAACACTACGTGAGCAGTGGACCAGGCCTGCCTTCACCATACCAGAGGAAGTTCAGCCAATTCAGCGTCAACTGCATGCAGCTTATAACCAGATTACAACCAGGGTCTCGTTGCTGCATGGAGTTTCAACCAAATCCAGCTTATTGAAAGACTATCATGATCTTCCGGATATGGACGGAAATGCCGATCAGTCAGATAAGCTGATGCCGGACAAAATAGGACACTATGTCTTACAGGATAAACTTGGGACAGGTGGAACGGGTGAAGTCTATCGTGCCTGGGACGAAACACTCGGGCGTTATGTTGCAATCAAAATAATTCTGGATCGCAGAGTCTGGCATTCGCAACATATTGAACGCTTCACTTCCGAGGCTGGTACACTTGCTCGGCTGGCGCATCCTCAAATTGTCCAGATTTACGAAGTGGGTGAAGAAGCAGGTCGCGCCTACCTCGTTCTCGAGTATTTGCCGGGTGGCGACCTGGCAACACTATTACGTGGGGAGCCACAGAATCCTGAAGATAGTGCATTCCTGGTAGCGCAACTGGCGAGAGCCGTGCATCACGCTCACTCGCAGGGTATCATCCACCGTGATTTAAAGCCTTCGAACATCTTGATTGAGAAACCTGTCGATGCAGTGAAAACATTACCTTCACGTCTGTTGAAAGACTTGCGCTGCAAGATTGCAGATTTCGGACTCGCCAAGCGAATGGAAGTACCTGGAAAGACTGAGTCCGGGACTGTTTTAGGGACTCCAGGCTATTTGGCTCCAGAGAACCTGATGAAGCATCCTGATGAAGCGACACATGGTCCAGCCAGTGATATCTACTCACTAGGTGCCATTCTCTACGAACTTCTGACAGGCCGTCCTCCCTTTCGAGGTGAAACGGTTGCTGAAACTCTGGTGCAGATTCAGACTGAATTGCCTCTTTCACCCAGGAAATTGCGTCCCGGGCTCTCGCGTGAACTTGAAACAATCTGCATGCACTGTCTCGATAAAGAACCTCAGCGTCGATACGCTACCGCGCTGCAACTGGCAGAAGACCTGGATCGTTTCCTCATGCATGAACCCATCATGGTACGTCCTGCCAATGTGATGGAACGTGCCATGAAGTGGGCTCGCCGCAAGCCTGCACTAGCTGCCCTGGCCATCGTGCTACTGGCTTCGCTGGCATTGCTGACGGTAGGTGGTATCAGCTACGAGCGGCGGCTACAGGCAGCATTGCTGAGAACTGAATCTGAGCGAGACCGGGCTGACTCCAATTACCGAAGTGCTCGAGAAGCTCTGGAACGTATGCTCCAGAAATTGGATGATCCGCGACGTGCCAATGTGCCTCAACTGCAGGCTCTTCGTCGGGAACAACAGCATGAGATTGTGCAATTTCTTCAGACCGTTACTGCCAATACCAGCAACGATCCCAAGATCATGAGGGATGTTTCCAAGGCACTGTATACATCCGGACGACTTCGTCTGGTTCTTGGAGAGTTGGAACAAGCCCGTCAGGATCTTCAGCGATCCATTACCCTTTTAAGAGAATTGCAACAGCAATCACCTGATGATTCATCGCTACGATTGGATATGGCCGGCAGCCTCCAGGCTCTTGCCGTCACCTACCCAATGGGAAGCGAAAACCTGCGATTGAATGAGGAAGTCCTCGCTATTCAGACAAAAGTGGCTTTGGAGCAGCCGGAAAATCGCGACATCCAGCGTATGTTGGCCATTACCCTCCACAATCAGGGTTCCAACTACATCAGTCTGAAGCAATTAGATAAGGCCGAAGAGTTTCTTCTGAAGTCTATCAAGGTACTGGAGCACATTTCAGTTGATGTAAACAGTGCACCACAAATTGAATTTGCTGAAACAGAAGTCAATCTCAGTCTGGTGTATGAATCTTTGAAGAAGCCTGAACAGTCAGAACAATTCTACCTGAGAGCGCTCAAGCGATTTGAATCGATACTACAAAACGACCCTCAGAATATTCGCGCGCAGATCAGCTTGAGTGGCTTGCGAGTCAATCGGGCCAACATGCTTGCTTCCAAAGGCAGAAACACAGAAGCTATGACATTGCTGGATGCCAATCTTCACGATTTACAAGCTCTGTTGCAGAGAGAACCGGAGTTCCGAGATGTAAAAGAAAGGTTGTTTGAGACCCAGGGGACTCGAGGCAATATCCTCGGCCCTCAAAAAAGACATCATGAAGCTGCCGCCGCTTTTCTGGATGTGGTCCGTTTTGCTGATCCGCGCGAAGCCAACTACTATCAGTTGTTTGTTGCCAGCAATTGGGCAATGGCAGGGGAATATCGTCTCAGTTTGGAAGCATGCAAACTGGCCGGTCAGTATGCTGGATTGAACTTTGAGCAGAAAGCATACCTGGCCATGACGTACTGCCGCAATGCTGCACAGATTGTGAAAGACACCACGATTTCAACCGCCGAAAAGGATAAACAGATTCAGCAATGCAGTCATCAAGCGCTTCACTGGTTATCAGAAGCAAAAAAACAGGCTGGAGCAGCAGCCTGGATTCGATTGAAACAATCACTATCCCAGGATGCCATGTGGCTGCCAATTCGTGAACACCTGCCTGCATGGGACTGGGTCAAGCAGTCGTAA